The Ranitomeya variabilis isolate aRanVar5 chromosome 7, aRanVar5.hap1, whole genome shotgun sequence genome includes a window with the following:
- the LOC143785844 gene encoding melanin-concentrating hormone receptor 1-like isoform X1 has product MEMSADLEEEINLQDNNSQIFHNFSSFDPSGNVAYANVIMPTVFGIICLLGIIGNSVVIYTVFKKSKFRCTSSVPDIFIINLSVVDLLFLLGMPFLIHQLLGNGVWHFGETMCTLITALDTNSQFTSTYILTAMSIDRYLATVYPFTSAKYRKPPVAIMVICILWVLSLLSITPVWMYARLISLPGGVLGCGITLPNPESDIYWYTLYQFFLAFAIPFAVISLAYRRILLKMASSEALTAQRSSRIRTKKVTRTAIAICLVFFICWAPFYVLQIIQLVMDQPTLAFHYAYCVAISMGYANSCINPFIYIILCETFRRRFIVSVRPAEDLPPGRIRMKFGTDPPSGSGQPLLHLVPVSSGS; this is encoded by the exons ATGGAGATGTCAGCAGATCTGGAAGAGGAGATCAACCTGCAGGATAACAATTCCCAGATTTTTCACAACTTTTCTTCTTTTG ATCCTAGTGGCAATGTCGCCTATGCCAACGTAATAATGCCAACTGTTTTTGGAATTATTTGCTTGCTGGGAATTATTGGTAACAGTGTCGTCATCTATACCGTCTTCAAGAAATCCAAATTCCGGTGTACCAGCAGTGTTCCTGACATATTTATTATTAACCTTTCAGTGGTAGACTTACTCTTTCTTCTTGGGATGCCTTTCTTGATTCATCAACTTCTTGGTAATGGTGTTTGGCATTTTGGAGAAACCATGTGTACACTTATCACAGCATTGGATACCAATAGTCAGTTTACCAGCACATATATACTCACAGCCATGTCTATTGACCGATACCTTGCAACGGTTTACCCATTTACCTCGGCAAAGTACAGGAAGCCACCTGTAGCCATCATGGTCATTTGCATCCTGTGGGTGCTGTCTCTTCTAAGTATCACTCCGGTTTGGATGTATGCTAGACTTATTTCCCTTCCTGGTGGAGTCCTGGGCTGTGGCATCACCCTACCCAATCCAGAAAGTGATATTTATTGGTACACCTTGTATCAGTTCTTTTTGGCCTTTGCCATCCCATTTGCTGTCATTTCATTAGCTTATAGGAGAATTCTGCTCAAAATGGCTTCCTCGGAAGCGCTCACGGCTCAGAGAAGCTCCAGGATAAGGACCAAAAAAGTGACAAGGACAGCTATAGCCATCTGCTTGGTGTTTTTCATTTGTTGGGCTCCATTTTATGTTCTACAAATAATTCAACTAGTCATGGACCAGCCTACACTAGCGTTTCATTATGCATATTGTGTGGCCATTAGTATGGGCTATGCTAATAGTTGTATTAACCCTTTCATCTATATTATCTTGTGTGAAACCTTTAGACGTAGGTTTATTGTTTCTGTCCGACCAGCAGAAGATCTTCCACCAGGCAGGATCAGGATGAAGTTTGGCACAGATCCTCCATCAGGTAGTGGTCAACCATTGCTTCACCTTGTCCCAGTTTCTTCTGGTAGCTAA
- the LOC143785844 gene encoding melanin-concentrating hormone receptor 1-like isoform X2 produces the protein MPTVFGIICLLGIIGNSVVIYTVFKKSKFRCTSSVPDIFIINLSVVDLLFLLGMPFLIHQLLGNGVWHFGETMCTLITALDTNSQFTSTYILTAMSIDRYLATVYPFTSAKYRKPPVAIMVICILWVLSLLSITPVWMYARLISLPGGVLGCGITLPNPESDIYWYTLYQFFLAFAIPFAVISLAYRRILLKMASSEALTAQRSSRIRTKKVTRTAIAICLVFFICWAPFYVLQIIQLVMDQPTLAFHYAYCVAISMGYANSCINPFIYIILCETFRRRFIVSVRPAEDLPPGRIRMKFGTDPPSGSGQPLLHLVPVSSGS, from the coding sequence ATGCCAACTGTTTTTGGAATTATTTGCTTGCTGGGAATTATTGGTAACAGTGTCGTCATCTATACCGTCTTCAAGAAATCCAAATTCCGGTGTACCAGCAGTGTTCCTGACATATTTATTATTAACCTTTCAGTGGTAGACTTACTCTTTCTTCTTGGGATGCCTTTCTTGATTCATCAACTTCTTGGTAATGGTGTTTGGCATTTTGGAGAAACCATGTGTACACTTATCACAGCATTGGATACCAATAGTCAGTTTACCAGCACATATATACTCACAGCCATGTCTATTGACCGATACCTTGCAACGGTTTACCCATTTACCTCGGCAAAGTACAGGAAGCCACCTGTAGCCATCATGGTCATTTGCATCCTGTGGGTGCTGTCTCTTCTAAGTATCACTCCGGTTTGGATGTATGCTAGACTTATTTCCCTTCCTGGTGGAGTCCTGGGCTGTGGCATCACCCTACCCAATCCAGAAAGTGATATTTATTGGTACACCTTGTATCAGTTCTTTTTGGCCTTTGCCATCCCATTTGCTGTCATTTCATTAGCTTATAGGAGAATTCTGCTCAAAATGGCTTCCTCGGAAGCGCTCACGGCTCAGAGAAGCTCCAGGATAAGGACCAAAAAAGTGACAAGGACAGCTATAGCCATCTGCTTGGTGTTTTTCATTTGTTGGGCTCCATTTTATGTTCTACAAATAATTCAACTAGTCATGGACCAGCCTACACTAGCGTTTCATTATGCATATTGTGTGGCCATTAGTATGGGCTATGCTAATAGTTGTATTAACCCTTTCATCTATATTATCTTGTGTGAAACCTTTAGACGTAGGTTTATTGTTTCTGTCCGACCAGCAGAAGATCTTCCACCAGGCAGGATCAGGATGAAGTTTGGCACAGATCCTCCATCAGGTAGTGGTCAACCATTGCTTCACCTTGTCCCAGTTTCTTCTGGTAGCTAA